One stretch of Saccharopolyspora erythraea DNA includes these proteins:
- a CDS encoding (2Fe-2S)-binding protein translates to MKDQHLISLTVNGEPHEVLAESRRTLADVLRHDLGYTGTHLGCEHGICGACTVLVDGVPARSCLMFGVQADGAEIGTVEGLADGDRLSDLQEAFSRRHGLQCGFCTPGFLMLAEAFLAENPGATREEIREAVSANLCRCTGYQGIVEAVTEVAESRRERA, encoded by the coding sequence GGCGAGCCCCACGAGGTCCTGGCCGAGTCCCGGCGCACCCTCGCCGACGTGCTGCGCCACGACCTCGGCTACACCGGCACGCACCTGGGTTGCGAGCACGGCATCTGCGGGGCGTGCACCGTCCTGGTCGACGGTGTGCCCGCGCGCTCGTGCCTGATGTTCGGCGTGCAGGCCGACGGCGCCGAGATCGGCACCGTGGAGGGCCTTGCCGACGGGGACCGGCTGTCGGACCTGCAGGAGGCGTTCTCCCGCAGGCACGGCTTGCAGTGCGGGTTCTGTACGCCGGGCTTCCTGATGCTCGCCGAGGCGTTCCTGGCCGAGAACCCCGGCGCCACCAGGGAGGAGATCCGGGAGGCGGTCTCGGCGAACCTGTGCCGCTGCACCGGGTACCAGGGGATCGTGGAGGCGGTCACCGAGGTCGCCGAGAGCAGGCGGGAGCGGGCATGA
- a CDS encoding xanthine dehydrogenase family protein molybdopterin-binding subunit, translating to MSTTGTAAPATGAAVGHRVIGTSVRRHEDDRLLRGLGRFADDVDRIGQAHARVVRSGSAHAEILGIDTAQARGVPGVLTVITGADLAGIPPIPIRLPRGDEPAESLQPVLAADRVRYVGEPVAVVVAEDPYTAEDAAELVVVDLRELPAAVEATGTKPAATLEAGYGDVAEAFAAAEHVVELELEVGRHAAVPLETRGLVAEYDVAARTLQVWGATKVPVFNRGVLARMLGMPQERIRLHAMDAGGGFGARGEFYPEDLLIPWLARHLRRPVKWTEDRAESLVALNHSRQQRHRVAAAFDADGRLLALRDEIVHDNGAYLRTHGLLVPELTIGMLPGPYRVPAYHAAVDVVLTNKTPCGTYRAPGRYEGTFAREHLLDVAADRIGLDRAELRRRNLLRADEMPHVRPLRALGTDVVLDAGDYPGLLGTALERTLPWRAEAERLRAEGRTAGFGFAVFLEKSGLGPHETADVLVEPSGLVRVHSGGTSLGQGIETALAQIAADRLGVDDTAVHVVNGDTELQPFGLGSWASRSTVLAGNAVDLAAQAVVERARQVAALMLDVPQAWVEQDGAGFAAGGRRVELAEVAAACAPGSRYLEAGTAPGLQARRVFEADHMTYPYGVHVALVDIDRGTGHVSVLRYLVAYEVGRAVNPALVEGQLLGGVAQGLGGAVYENFHYDEQGQPQATTFMDYLLPTAAEVPGVVEALVTEDAPSPDNPLGVKGAGEGGITAVGAAVANAVRDALGLSGDVGHLPLGPGRVAELAN from the coding sequence ATGAGCACCACCGGCACCGCGGCGCCGGCCACCGGCGCGGCGGTCGGGCACCGCGTCATCGGCACCAGTGTGCGCAGGCACGAGGACGACCGGCTCCTGCGCGGTCTGGGCCGCTTCGCCGACGACGTCGACCGCATCGGCCAGGCGCACGCCCGCGTGGTGCGCTCCGGCTCGGCGCACGCCGAGATCCTCGGCATCGACACGGCGCAGGCGCGGGGCGTGCCCGGTGTGCTCACCGTGATCACCGGCGCGGACCTGGCCGGTATCCCGCCGATCCCCATCCGGCTGCCGCGCGGCGACGAACCCGCCGAGAGCCTGCAACCGGTCCTCGCCGCCGACCGGGTGCGCTACGTCGGCGAACCGGTGGCCGTGGTCGTGGCGGAGGACCCCTACACCGCGGAGGACGCCGCCGAACTCGTCGTGGTCGACCTGCGGGAGCTGCCCGCCGCGGTGGAGGCGACCGGCACCAAGCCCGCCGCCACGCTGGAGGCCGGGTACGGGGACGTCGCCGAGGCGTTCGCGGCGGCGGAGCACGTCGTCGAGCTCGAGCTGGAGGTCGGCAGGCACGCCGCGGTGCCGCTGGAGACGCGCGGACTGGTCGCCGAGTACGACGTCGCCGCGCGCACGCTGCAGGTATGGGGTGCGACCAAGGTCCCGGTGTTCAACCGCGGAGTGCTCGCGCGGATGCTGGGCATGCCGCAGGAGCGGATCCGCCTGCACGCGATGGACGCCGGTGGCGGCTTCGGCGCGCGGGGCGAGTTCTACCCCGAGGACCTGCTGATCCCGTGGCTCGCGCGGCACCTGCGACGTCCGGTGAAGTGGACCGAGGACCGCGCGGAGAGCCTGGTCGCGCTCAACCACTCGAGGCAGCAGCGCCACCGCGTGGCCGCCGCCTTCGACGCCGACGGGCGCCTGCTCGCGCTGCGCGACGAGATCGTGCACGACAACGGTGCCTACCTGCGCACGCACGGGCTGCTGGTGCCGGAGCTGACGATCGGCATGCTGCCGGGGCCGTACCGGGTCCCGGCCTACCACGCCGCGGTCGACGTGGTGCTGACGAACAAGACGCCGTGCGGCACCTACCGCGCGCCCGGCCGCTACGAGGGCACGTTCGCCAGGGAGCACCTGCTCGACGTGGCCGCCGACCGGATCGGTCTCGACCGCGCCGAGCTGCGGCGCCGCAACCTGCTGCGAGCCGACGAAATGCCGCACGTCCGGCCGTTGCGAGCGCTCGGCACCGACGTCGTGCTCGACGCGGGCGACTACCCGGGGCTGCTCGGCACCGCGCTGGAGCGGACGCTGCCGTGGCGGGCCGAAGCCGAGCGGCTGCGCGCCGAGGGCCGCACGGCGGGCTTCGGGTTCGCGGTGTTTCTGGAGAAGAGCGGGCTCGGACCGCACGAGACCGCCGACGTGCTGGTCGAACCCAGCGGGCTGGTGCGGGTCCACTCGGGCGGCACGTCGCTCGGGCAGGGCATCGAGACCGCGCTGGCCCAGATCGCCGCCGACCGGCTGGGCGTCGACGACACCGCGGTCCACGTCGTCAACGGCGACACCGAGCTCCAGCCGTTCGGGCTCGGGTCCTGGGCCAGCCGCTCGACCGTGCTGGCGGGCAACGCCGTCGACCTCGCTGCCCAGGCGGTGGTCGAGCGCGCCCGGCAGGTCGCCGCCCTGATGCTCGACGTGCCGCAGGCGTGGGTCGAGCAGGACGGGGCGGGCTTCGCCGCCGGCGGCCGACGCGTCGAGCTGGCCGAGGTCGCCGCCGCATGCGCGCCCGGCAGCAGGTACCTGGAGGCCGGGACCGCGCCGGGGCTCCAGGCGCGGCGCGTCTTCGAGGCCGACCACATGACCTACCCCTACGGGGTCCACGTGGCGCTGGTCGACATCGACCGGGGGACCGGGCACGTCTCGGTGCTGCGCTACCTGGTCGCCTACGAGGTGGGCAGGGCCGTCAACCCCGCCCTCGTCGAGGGTCAGCTGCTCGGGGGAGTGGCACAGGGGCTTGGTGGTGCGGTCTACGAGAACTTCCACTACGACGAACAGGGACAGCCCCAGGCGACGACGTTCATGGACTACCTGCTGCCGACGGCCGCGGAGGTCCCCGGTGTCGTCGAGGCGCTGGTGACCGAGGACGCGCCCAGCCCGGACAACCCGCTGGGCGTCAAGGGCGCGGGCGAGGGCGGCATCACCGCCGTCGGCGCGGCCGTCGCCAACGCCGTCCGCGATGCCCTGGGCCTGTCCGGCGATGTCGGCCACCTGCCACTGGGACCGGGGCGGGTCGCCGAGCTCGCGAACTGA
- a CDS encoding SRPBCC family protein, whose amino-acid sequence MRLTNEVVLPAPPEQVFDLINDVERVAPCMPGATLQGRSGDDGYQGKVKVKVGPISAAYSGVVRFLEVDRAGSSIVLDARGADQHGGGAAEAKVRVQVRPHDDGSVLSLDTDLVIRGKVAQFGRGALGDVSQKLMEQFAGNLSGLLAEPAPAASPAEPASAPPTAAPAPEPQAAGAELDGMSLVALPLAKRIAPLAAALAVGVVAGRLLGGRGGRRGVLADEIVEATVRVGADRYTVPARRVVTLLGRR is encoded by the coding sequence ATGCGGCTGACCAACGAGGTGGTGCTGCCCGCGCCGCCGGAGCAGGTCTTCGACCTGATCAACGACGTCGAACGGGTCGCGCCCTGCATGCCGGGGGCCACCCTGCAGGGGCGCTCGGGCGACGACGGCTACCAGGGGAAGGTGAAGGTCAAGGTCGGGCCGATCTCGGCGGCCTACAGCGGCGTCGTGCGCTTCCTGGAGGTCGACCGCGCGGGCAGCAGCATCGTTCTCGACGCGCGGGGTGCCGACCAGCACGGCGGCGGCGCGGCCGAGGCCAAGGTGCGGGTCCAGGTCCGCCCGCACGACGACGGAAGCGTCCTGTCGCTGGACACCGATCTGGTGATCCGGGGCAAGGTCGCCCAGTTCGGGCGCGGCGCTCTCGGGGACGTCTCGCAGAAGCTGATGGAGCAGTTCGCGGGCAACCTCAGCGGCCTGCTCGCCGAACCCGCTCCGGCCGCCTCACCCGCAGAGCCCGCCTCTGCGCCGCCGACCGCCGCACCCGCACCGGAACCGCAGGCGGCCGGAGCCGAGCTCGACGGGATGTCGCTGGTCGCGTTACCGCTTGCCAAGCGGATCGCGCCGCTGGCCGCCGCGCTCGCCGTCGGTGTCGTCGCGGGCAGGCTGCTGGGCGGCCGCGGCGGGCGGCGCGGCGTGCTGGCCGACGAGATCGTCGAGGCCACCGTCCGCGTCGGCGCCGACCGCTACACCGTGCCCGCCCGCCGCGTCGTGACCCTGCTGGGGCGCCGATGA
- a CDS encoding enoyl-CoA hydratase/isomerase family protein, whose translation MSTSLKPSEPEAGVLLLALDRPKVHNALDLELVAALRKHISGAGPGTRAIVVCSQTSGRFCAGADLAVPDAERKSVSDELYALFEQMIIAPVPVIAAIDGAAVGGGAQLALACDVRLGSERARFRFVGPAHGLSVGPWALPSTVGRHALELIFSQRFVEPEEAVRIGLLDRVADDPLAEALAVARTVTGLDPDAVRRAKEHVVHGERLLERLARERTENGAVFTGEVPRR comes from the coding sequence ATGAGCACGTCGTTGAAGCCCTCCGAACCCGAAGCCGGCGTTCTGCTGCTGGCGCTGGACCGCCCGAAGGTCCACAACGCGCTGGACCTGGAGCTGGTCGCCGCGCTGCGCAAGCACATCTCCGGTGCCGGTCCCGGCACCCGGGCGATCGTGGTGTGTTCGCAGACGTCCGGGCGGTTCTGCGCCGGAGCCGACCTCGCGGTCCCCGACGCCGAACGCAAATCGGTCAGCGACGAGCTGTACGCGCTGTTCGAGCAGATGATCATCGCGCCGGTGCCGGTCATCGCGGCGATCGACGGCGCGGCGGTCGGCGGTGGGGCGCAGCTCGCGCTGGCCTGCGACGTGAGGCTGGGGTCCGAGCGCGCCCGTTTCCGCTTCGTCGGTCCCGCGCACGGGCTCTCGGTGGGGCCGTGGGCGCTGCCGTCGACGGTCGGCAGGCACGCCCTCGAACTGATCTTCAGCCAGCGCTTCGTCGAGCCGGAGGAAGCCGTCCGCATCGGACTGCTCGACCGCGTCGCCGACGACCCGCTGGCCGAGGCGCTGGCGGTCGCGCGCACCGTGACCGGCCTCGACCCCGACGCGGTGCGCAGGGCCAAGGAGCACGTCGTGCACGGCGAGCGGCTGCTGGAAAGGCTCGCCCGCGAACGCACCGAGAACGGCGCCGTGTTCACCGGGGAGGTTCCCCGCAGGTAG
- a CDS encoding alpha/beta fold hydrolase — protein sequence MPHATTDDGVRLYYEEAGSGVPLVFVHEFAGDHRSWEPQIRHFSRSYRCVVYAARGFPPSDVPGDPAAYGQYRAVDDLAAVLDAIGAESAHVVGNSMGGFCALHFGLRYPSRARSMVVAGCGYGAHPDAQDRFRAESEKVAAAFETEGSADLAQWYGYGPARVQFETKDPRGHAEHVAVLAEHDPVGAALTMRAVQKARPSLYALRGELAGCQVPALIVAGDEDEGVLETDLMLKRTMPRAGLLVLPKTGHVTNLEEPELFNIHVERFLAQVGNDRWPGRDPRSLSTSTTGAK from the coding sequence ATGCCCCACGCCACGACCGACGACGGAGTGCGCCTGTACTACGAGGAGGCGGGCAGCGGTGTCCCGCTGGTGTTCGTCCACGAGTTCGCGGGCGACCACCGCTCCTGGGAGCCGCAGATCAGGCACTTCTCCCGCTCCTACCGCTGCGTGGTCTACGCGGCGCGGGGCTTCCCGCCGTCGGACGTGCCGGGCGATCCCGCCGCGTACGGCCAGTACCGGGCGGTCGACGACCTGGCCGCGGTGCTCGACGCCATCGGCGCGGAGTCCGCCCACGTCGTCGGCAACTCGATGGGCGGGTTCTGCGCCCTCCACTTCGGACTGCGCTATCCGTCCCGGGCCCGCTCCATGGTGGTGGCCGGGTGCGGTTACGGCGCGCATCCCGACGCCCAGGACAGGTTCCGCGCCGAGTCGGAGAAGGTCGCGGCCGCCTTCGAGACCGAGGGATCGGCCGATTTGGCCCAGTGGTACGGCTACGGCCCGGCCCGCGTGCAGTTCGAGACCAAGGACCCGCGCGGGCACGCCGAACACGTGGCCGTGCTCGCCGAGCACGACCCGGTGGGTGCAGCGCTGACGATGCGCGCGGTGCAGAAGGCGCGTCCCTCGCTGTACGCGCTGCGCGGCGAGCTGGCCGGCTGCCAGGTTCCGGCCCTGATCGTCGCCGGTGACGAGGACGAGGGCGTGCTGGAGACCGACCTCATGCTCAAACGCACCATGCCGCGGGCGGGCCTGCTGGTGCTGCCCAAGACCGGCCACGTCACCAACCTCGAGGAACCCGAGCTGTTCAACATCCACGTCGAGCGCTTCCTGGCCCAGGTCGGCAACGACCGCTGGCCCGGCAGGGATCCGCGTTCGCTGAGCACATCCACCACGGGCGCGAAGTGA
- a CDS encoding SDR family NAD(P)-dependent oxidoreductase → MDLKLDGKTALVTGASKGIGRATAERLAAEGCDVVVVSRTEAEILRAAKEITAAGGGEALGLAGDMSVTAEVERCVQAAIDRFGKIDIVVTCAGSSPGGLLEELTEEQWLGSMQLKFLGYVRTVRAVIGHMRERGEGSIVLVVGNDGLKPSYWEMTAGAANAADINFASSVAEQYGPMGIRCNTVNPGPVNTDRWAGLEAAFARDKQVSGDRAHELALASLPLGRICEPDEVADVVTFVASPRASYLNGAHIPLDGGQRKAIMDL, encoded by the coding sequence ATGGATCTGAAGCTCGACGGCAAGACCGCGTTGGTCACCGGCGCCAGCAAGGGCATCGGCCGCGCCACCGCGGAGCGGCTCGCCGCGGAGGGCTGCGACGTGGTGGTCGTCTCGCGCACCGAGGCCGAGATCCTGCGCGCGGCCAAGGAGATCACCGCCGCCGGTGGCGGCGAGGCGCTGGGGCTGGCCGGGGACATGAGCGTCACCGCCGAGGTCGAGCGGTGCGTGCAGGCGGCCATCGACCGCTTCGGCAAGATCGACATCGTGGTGACCTGCGCGGGTTCGTCCCCGGGCGGGCTGCTGGAGGAGCTGACCGAGGAGCAGTGGCTGGGCAGCATGCAGCTGAAGTTCCTCGGCTACGTGCGCACGGTGCGCGCGGTGATCGGCCACATGCGCGAGCGCGGTGAGGGGTCGATCGTGCTGGTGGTCGGCAACGACGGCCTCAAGCCGTCCTACTGGGAGATGACCGCGGGCGCGGCCAACGCCGCCGACATCAACTTCGCCTCGTCGGTGGCCGAGCAGTACGGACCGATGGGCATTCGCTGCAACACCGTCAACCCCGGGCCGGTCAACACCGACCGGTGGGCGGGTCTGGAAGCGGCGTTCGCCCGCGACAAGCAGGTCTCCGGCGACCGGGCGCACGAGCTGGCGCTGGCGTCGCTGCCGCTGGGCCGCATCTGCGAACCGGACGAGGTCGCCGACGTGGTGACCTTCGTCGCCTCGCCGCGGGCGAGCTACCTCAACGGCGCGCACATCCCGCTCGACGGCGGGCAGCGCAAGGCGATCATGGACCTCTGA
- a CDS encoding MFS transporter encodes MKTGDQVVQELPWKWNTQGMIFVIGGLGFMFDAWDVALNGFLIPLVGAEWGLSPGARGWVGTSNLIGMAVGAIVWGWIADTIGRRRAFSLTLLMFSLFSVAGAASPDFVTFCVFRFLAGVGLGGCIPVDYALVGEFTPAKVRGKVLTAMDVWWPIGATLCGVVSAGLIVATGSWRVLLLVMVLPALLLFWVRRSVPESPMYLVRKGRGEEARAVIDALVRRTGAPAEPWALPEPAPKARLSPRALGGQLRDLWRFSAGITSASWALFLTVFLVYYGALTWLPSILISQGYGNYAAFMVTTLMTAIGIVGVLVSAWLVDVIGRKWVIGASGPLAALSLVLFAYQLDIDFAAKAWITAFGFLIELTIPALYAYVSELYPTGLRASGFGWASTVSRIGAGFVPLIFGSLLWPHLGLPMTFAVIGVLLLLASLWMAVAAPETKGRELDEIGAHPSAQGAS; translated from the coding sequence ATGAAGACCGGAGACCAGGTCGTCCAGGAACTGCCGTGGAAGTGGAACACCCAGGGCATGATCTTCGTGATCGGCGGCCTCGGGTTCATGTTCGACGCGTGGGACGTGGCCCTCAACGGGTTCCTCATCCCGCTCGTCGGAGCCGAATGGGGCCTCTCGCCCGGCGCGCGCGGCTGGGTGGGCACCTCGAACCTGATCGGCATGGCGGTCGGCGCGATCGTGTGGGGCTGGATCGCCGACACCATCGGCCGCCGGCGCGCGTTCAGCCTCACCCTGCTGATGTTCTCGCTGTTCTCGGTGGCCGGTGCGGCCTCGCCGGACTTCGTCACCTTCTGCGTGTTCCGGTTCCTGGCCGGAGTGGGCCTCGGCGGCTGCATCCCGGTGGACTACGCGCTGGTCGGCGAGTTCACCCCGGCCAAGGTGCGCGGCAAGGTGCTGACCGCGATGGACGTGTGGTGGCCGATCGGGGCGACGCTGTGCGGCGTGGTCTCGGCCGGGCTGATCGTGGCCACCGGAAGCTGGCGGGTGCTGCTGCTGGTCATGGTGCTGCCCGCGCTGCTGCTGTTCTGGGTGCGCCGTTCGGTGCCGGAGTCGCCGATGTACCTGGTCCGCAAGGGACGCGGGGAGGAGGCCAGAGCGGTGATCGACGCGCTGGTGCGGCGCACCGGCGCGCCCGCCGAACCGTGGGCGCTGCCCGAACCGGCGCCCAAGGCGAGGCTCTCACCTCGGGCGCTCGGCGGGCAGCTGCGCGACCTGTGGCGGTTCAGCGCGGGTATCACCTCGGCGTCGTGGGCGCTGTTCCTGACCGTCTTCCTGGTCTACTACGGCGCGCTGACCTGGCTGCCGAGCATCCTGATCAGCCAGGGCTACGGCAACTACGCGGCGTTCATGGTCACCACGCTGATGACCGCCATCGGCATCGTCGGGGTGCTGGTGTCGGCGTGGCTGGTCGACGTGATCGGGCGCAAGTGGGTGATCGGGGCCAGCGGCCCGCTGGCGGCGCTGTCGCTGGTGCTGTTCGCCTACCAGCTCGACATCGACTTCGCGGCCAAGGCGTGGATCACCGCGTTCGGCTTCCTCATCGAGCTGACGATCCCGGCGCTCTACGCCTACGTCTCGGAGCTGTACCCGACGGGGCTGCGCGCCAGCGGGTTCGGCTGGGCCTCGACGGTCAGCCGCATCGGTGCCGGGTTCGTGCCGCTGATCTTCGGTTCGCTGCTGTGGCCGCACCTCGGGCTGCCGATGACCTTCGCGGTGATCGGCGTTCTCCTGCTGCTGGCCTCGCTGTGGATGGCCGTCGCGGCGCCGGAGACCAAGGGACGCGAGCTGGACGAGATCGGCGCGCACCCCAGCGCGCAGGGCGCGTCCTGA
- a CDS encoding acetyl-CoA C-acetyltransferase gives MRDAVICEPLRTPIGGFGGVFKTVPAAELAATVITALLERTGLPGSAVDEVILGHCYPSSDAPAIGRVAALDAGLPVEVGGTQIDRRCGSGLQAVLDAAMQIQTGVSDVVLAGGAESMSSAPFYTTEARWGIRGAGLQLHDSLARGRVTAGGVNHPVPGGMLETAENLRREYGISRQEQDELAVRSQQRTAEAVSAGLFEEEIVPVTVRSRKGDTVVTADEHPRPDTTLDKLAALKPVLGKSDPDATVTAGNASGQNDAAAACIVTTSEKAAELGLRPLVRLVSWARAGVPPRAMGIGPVPATAKALERAGLGLSDIDLIELNEAFAAQVLACTREWELKPSDLDRLNVNGSGISLGHPVGATGGRILATLSREMRRRQARYGLETMCIGGGQGLAAVFERI, from the coding sequence ATGCGCGACGCGGTCATCTGTGAACCGCTGCGAACCCCGATCGGCGGCTTCGGCGGGGTGTTCAAGACCGTGCCCGCGGCCGAGCTGGCCGCCACGGTGATCACCGCCCTGCTGGAACGCACCGGGCTCCCGGGCTCCGCGGTCGACGAGGTGATCCTCGGCCACTGCTACCCGAGCTCGGACGCACCCGCGATCGGCCGGGTTGCCGCGCTCGACGCGGGCCTGCCGGTCGAGGTCGGCGGCACCCAGATCGACCGCCGTTGCGGCTCGGGTTTGCAGGCGGTGCTCGACGCGGCGATGCAGATCCAGACCGGGGTCAGCGACGTGGTGCTCGCGGGCGGCGCCGAGAGCATGAGCAGCGCGCCCTTCTACACCACCGAGGCGCGGTGGGGCATCCGCGGCGCGGGTCTGCAGCTGCACGACTCGCTGGCGCGCGGCCGGGTCACCGCGGGCGGCGTCAACCACCCGGTGCCGGGCGGCATGCTGGAGACCGCCGAGAACCTGCGTCGCGAGTACGGCATCTCCCGGCAGGAGCAGGACGAGCTGGCGGTCCGCTCGCAGCAGCGCACCGCCGAGGCGGTCTCGGCCGGGCTGTTCGAGGAGGAGATCGTGCCGGTGACGGTGCGCTCCCGCAAGGGAGACACCGTGGTCACCGCCGACGAGCACCCGCGCCCGGACACCACGCTGGACAAGCTGGCCGCGCTGAAGCCGGTGCTGGGCAAGTCCGATCCGGACGCCACCGTGACCGCCGGCAACGCCAGCGGCCAGAACGACGCGGCGGCCGCGTGCATCGTGACCACGTCCGAGAAGGCCGCCGAACTCGGCCTGCGTCCGCTGGTGCGCCTGGTGTCCTGGGCCCGGGCTGGCGTGCCACCGCGCGCGATGGGCATCGGTCCGGTGCCCGCGACCGCCAAGGCGCTGGAGCGCGCCGGCCTGGGGCTCTCCGACATCGACCTCATCGAGCTCAACGAGGCGTTCGCCGCGCAGGTGCTGGCCTGCACCCGGGAGTGGGAGCTCAAGCCCTCCGACCTCGACCGGCTCAACGTCAACGGATCGGGCATCTCGCTGGGGCACCCGGTCGGCGCCACCGGCGGACGCATCCTGGCGACGCTGTCGCGGGAGATGCGGCGCAGGCAGGCCCGCTACGGCCTGGAGACGATGTGCATCGGTGGCGGCCAGGGTCTGGCGGCGGTCTTCGAGCGGATCTGA
- a CDS encoding MFS transporter, translating into MSQAVPDTRVARRAGIASFTGTTIEWYDFYIYSSASALVLNKVFFPTVDPAAGTLAAFATFWVGFLARPVGGVLFGHLGDRIGRKKTLITTLLLMGGATTCVGLLPTYATIGVAAPVLLVVLRMLQGVAMGGEWGGAVLIASEHAPKGKKILYGAFAQQGSPAGNVLATLSFLLVAQLPDEAFSTWGWRIPFLASALLVVVSLVIRLSVEESPEMRRLMESRTVAKLPIRDVLRSSPLVIALGVGACTIAVSATYFKSTFALSWAVSDLGFQRSTFLTVILVAGIAQLIFQPLGAVLATRWDLRRAVTVLLVPELVLMPAMFWLISTGSLGLSMLGMAVATLPHAMYYAALAGILAQSFPANVRYTGISLCYQLCTTLFAGTAPMLGQYLMNISGSIVSVVFLAVAHVLLTLFCVLALLRRAPSTEGEPVAERPVVARSA; encoded by the coding sequence ATGAGCCAAGCCGTACCCGACACCAGAGTGGCGCGCCGAGCCGGTATCGCCTCGTTCACCGGCACGACCATCGAGTGGTACGACTTCTACATCTACAGCAGCGCCTCCGCGCTGGTGCTGAACAAGGTCTTCTTCCCCACCGTCGACCCGGCCGCGGGCACGCTGGCCGCCTTCGCCACCTTCTGGGTCGGCTTCCTGGCCCGCCCGGTCGGCGGTGTGCTGTTCGGTCACCTCGGCGACCGGATCGGCCGCAAGAAGACGCTGATCACCACCCTGCTGCTGATGGGCGGCGCGACCACGTGCGTCGGGCTGCTGCCCACCTACGCCACGATCGGCGTCGCCGCGCCAGTGCTGCTGGTGGTCCTGCGCATGCTGCAGGGCGTGGCCATGGGCGGCGAGTGGGGCGGAGCGGTGCTGATCGCCTCCGAGCACGCGCCGAAGGGCAAGAAGATCCTCTACGGGGCATTCGCCCAGCAGGGCTCCCCGGCGGGCAACGTGCTGGCGACCCTGTCGTTCCTGCTGGTCGCCCAGCTTCCCGACGAGGCGTTCTCCACCTGGGGCTGGCGGATCCCGTTCCTGGCCTCCGCGCTGCTGGTGGTGGTCAGCCTGGTGATCCGGCTCAGTGTCGAGGAGTCGCCGGAGATGCGCAGGCTGATGGAGTCCAGGACGGTGGCCAAGCTTCCCATCCGGGACGTGCTGCGCAGCTCGCCGCTGGTCATCGCGCTCGGCGTGGGCGCGTGCACCATCGCGGTGTCGGCCACCTACTTCAAGTCGACCTTCGCGCTGTCGTGGGCGGTGTCGGACCTGGGCTTCCAGCGCTCGACGTTCCTCACCGTCATCCTGGTCGCCGGCATCGCCCAGCTGATCTTCCAGCCGCTGGGCGCCGTGCTGGCAACGCGCTGGGACCTGCGGCGCGCGGTCACGGTGCTGCTGGTGCCCGAGCTGGTGCTGATGCCGGCGATGTTCTGGCTGATCAGCACCGGGTCGCTGGGGCTGTCGATGCTCGGCATGGCGGTGGCGACCCTGCCGCACGCGATGTACTACGCGGCGCTCGCGGGCATCCTGGCCCAGTCATTTCCCGCGAACGTGCGCTACACCGGAATCTCGCTGTGCTACCAGCTGTGCACGACGCTGTTCGCCGGTACCGCGCCTATGCTGGGCCAGTACCTCATGAACATCAGCGGGTCCATCGTGTCGGTGGTGTTCCTGGCGGTGGCCCACGTGCTGTTGACTCTGTTCTGCGTGCTCGCCCTGCTGCGGCGCGCACCGTCCACCGAGGGCGAGCCCGTGGCCGAACGGCCCGTGGTCGCCCGGTCCGCCTGA
- a CDS encoding LysR family transcriptional regulator: MEFRHLAGFVAVAEELHFGRAAARLHIAQPPLSQQIRQLEHELGVQLFERNTRSVRLTSAGQAMLDPARQVLADLDVATRAAQAGGRGEIGRVSIGFAGASSHETLPRLTRAVRARHPGIELVLRGQTYSGEALNKVAEGELDLGFVRLPVRRDGVAVRLVEHEHLVAALPAEHRLAGRSEIDLPDLADEPFVTFPGTRGSAVRDALVHACVTAGFHPRIVQEAPDSYTILALVGAGVGVTLTVSSVQHIRTEGMVYRPLAGPSRPMSLALAWRRDNPSAALRCVLAVSEEAMPTPE; the protein is encoded by the coding sequence GTGGAGTTCCGCCACCTGGCCGGGTTCGTCGCCGTCGCCGAGGAGCTGCACTTCGGGCGCGCCGCCGCGCGCCTGCACATCGCGCAGCCGCCGCTGAGCCAGCAGATCCGCCAGCTCGAACACGAGCTCGGGGTGCAGCTGTTCGAGCGCAACACCCGCTCGGTGCGGCTGACCTCCGCGGGGCAGGCGATGCTCGACCCCGCCCGGCAGGTGCTCGCCGACCTCGATGTCGCGACCCGGGCCGCGCAGGCAGGCGGGCGCGGCGAGATCGGGCGGGTCAGCATCGGCTTCGCCGGGGCGAGCAGCCACGAGACGCTGCCCCGGCTGACCCGCGCGGTCCGGGCGAGGCACCCCGGCATCGAGCTGGTGCTGCGCGGCCAGACCTACTCCGGCGAGGCGCTCAACAAGGTCGCCGAGGGCGAGCTCGACCTGGGATTCGTGCGGTTGCCGGTGCGCCGCGACGGAGTCGCGGTGCGGCTGGTCGAGCACGAGCACCTGGTCGCGGCGCTGCCCGCCGAGCACCGGCTCGCCGGACGAAGCGAGATCGACCTCCCCGACCTGGCCGACGAGCCGTTCGTGACCTTCCCCGGCACCCGCGGCTCAGCCGTCCGCGACGCCCTCGTGCACGCCTGCGTCACCGCGGGGTTCCACCCGCGGATCGTGCAGGAGGCGCCGGACTCCTACACGATCCTCGCGCTGGTCGGCGCAGGCGTGGGGGTGACGCTGACGGTGTCGTCGGTGCAGCACATCCGGACCGAGGGCATGGTCTACCGCCCGCTGGCGGGCCCCTCGCGGCCGATGTCGCTGGCCCTGGCGTGGCGGCGCGACAACCCGTCGGCCGCGCTGCGGTGCGTGCTCGCGGTCTCCGAGGAAGCCATGCCGACGCCGGAGTGA